The nucleotide sequence ATTGACAAGGCCAACTTTGTTCCGGCTTCGCTGCGTCCGATGATGAAAGACACTCTGCAGTGGTCAATTGGCAAGAAGAACCTGTACAAGCCTGACCTGATCATGCTCGATATGATCGCCACCAATAACTGGCAGCGGCCCATTTATTTTTCGAGTACCCTGGCCAGCGATAACTATCTAAACCTGAAGAACTATATGCAGCTGGAAGGGTATGCGTACCGCCTGATGCCGGTTGCTGTACCGGGCGCATCGGATGGTTACGTCAACTCCGACATCATGTACACCAACATGACCAAGAAGACCTTCTGGCGCGAGTTCGACAACCCGAACGTTTATTACGATGAGACCTACAAAGGCCCGCCGGTGGTTTCGGCCCGGATTGCGTTCTTCCGGCTGGCCGATCAGTTAATCCGCGAGGGAAATACGGCGAAGGCGCGTGAGGTTCTGGATTATTCGCTGAAGGTGATTCCCGATAAAAGCATTCCCTACGACCAGATTTCGTCGAACTACGTTCGGTTCCTGTTTGCCGTGGGCGACAACAAGAAAGCGCTCGAAATTGCTAACACGATGGCCACCCGCGCCGACCAGAATCTAAGCTATATCAAGAGTGGTCGTGGGCAGTTCGGCAATCCGAACGCCGATATGTATGTTCTCCAGACGATCATTGAGGCCTGCACGGAGGCCAAGCAAACTGCAGCGGCCAATAAATACGAAGCGATCTACCAGAAGCACGCGAACTCGTTTGGCTGATCCGAACAGTAATCTCGAAAAAGTGGCCGGTTTGCTGAACATTAGTAAACCGGCCACTTTTTTTTACCGGCCCCACCCGGCATAGAAAAAGGCAACTTGGTATCAGTGGATGGGATGGTCGACTTTTTCTTCTTCCAGGTCAATCCGGGCTTCTTCTTTGCGGATGACCTCGTCATCAAACTCTTTCTTATGACGCAATCGACGTAACTCGTCGCGTTGCGCGGTCAAAATGCCGGATAAAATTTGATTGTAACGCTTTATTTTCCCCGCATCACAATCCAGCGAATGCAGGTGCTGCGCCGTCAGATCGAGGTCGGTTTCCAGCCGGTTTTTCAAGTTACCGACCAGTTCATTAGTGGTGGCCTCTTCCGCATGTTTCCCGTTCAGCGTCTTCAACGCAACATCCAGTAGCTTCAGCCGAATAATGGTTTCCTGCTCGTCTTGGGGTGCCGGATTATCCGGGTCTTGATAATTTACCAGCCGGATAACAAACGGTAGGGTCAGCCCCTGAACGATGAGCGTAACCAGAATGACCACGAACGTAATGAACAGAATCAGGTTCCGGTTCGGGAAAGGCTCTCCGTTGGTTAACGTCAACGGAATGGACAGTGCCGACGCCAGTGATACAACCCCGCGCATACCGGCCCAGCCAATAATGAACGGAGCGCGCCAGCCGGGATTTGGATCTGCAACTGAAATGACTCTGCTAATGATGCGGGTAAATCCAGACGTAAAGAAAGCCGCTCCTACCCGCGTCACGATAATGAGCAGCGTGATCAGCAAAGCATAGAGAACAGCCTCTGTTTTTGAGTAACCGCCCAGTCCTTTCATGATCAGCGGCAATTCCAGCCCGATCAGGATAAACACCAGACCGTTTAGGGCAAACACCACAGTTGCCCACATCCCGGTACCCTGAATACGCGCACTATGATTCAAGATTCGGTGGCTCTGATTGGATAGGAACAGCCCTCCGCTCACCACCGCCATCACTCCGGAGAAATGGAATTCTTCGGCAGCCAGATACATAATATATGGCGCCATGAACGTCAGTAGAATATTAATCCGGGTAGTTGTGGGCAGCCAGCGATGAATCATGTAGAACACGCCTGCAACGCTTACGCCAGCAACCACGCCCATGATCGTAACCAACATAAATTCGGTAGCGGCCTGCTGCCAGACAAACGTTCCGGATAAGACAGCCGCCAGCGCAAACCGGAATACAATCAAACTTGAGGCATCGTTCATCAGGCTTTCGCCTTCCAGAATGCTGATGAGTCGTTTGGGCACGTCAATACCCCGTAGAACAGAGGTTGCGGCTACCGCATCGGGGGGCGAAATGATCCCGCCCAGCAGAAAGCCCAGCGCCAGCGTAAAGCCCGGAATCAGGGCACTTGACACATAGGCTACAGCAAAGGAGGTGAAAAGAACCAGCCCAAAGGCAAAACCTGCAATGATCCGTCGCCAGCGCCAGAACTCTTTCCAGGCTGTGAACCAGGCGGCTTCATACAGCAAGGGAGGCAGGAAGATCAAGAAAATCAGTTCAGGATCAATACTGATGGTTGGAATACCGGGAACAAAGCTGATTGCCAGACCACCCAACACCAGAAAAATAGGCGTCGGCACGCGTAACCGCTGCCCAATCATGACAAATAGCGAGACAGCTAGTAGCAATGCCAGACAAAGAAACAGCGTTTCGTGCATACTGCGACAGCGGAAAATGATTGTGGTAGGGTGCTAAAATAAACGCTGAGCAACCAACTTCCAGAGCCAGGCTGGATATAATGCCGCAGGCCCCGATAGGATCAACTATCGGGGCCTGCTTTCTGAACGCTTTCTTTTTAAAGTTCAGGACGTTACAACAGCGCGTCCTGCTGAAACTTATACGTAATTACGCCATGCAGGATGGGCTGTAGCTTTTTCGCCAGTTCATTCATGTATATAAAGCCGGCTTTCTGCAGCGAGGCACTCTTCTTACGGTATTCGATTGGAATAACGGTCAACTCATTCGACCCTGTACTGGCAGCTGTCTGGGCCAGGCTACGCATTCTGCCTGTTAGTTTTGCCAGCCCTGAATTGACCGATAGTTTTCCTTCAAAAACAACATCCTTGCTGCCGGCCAATGATTTTTCCTCTGCCCGGATAAGCAAAAAATCTTTACCGCCCGAGAAGGCAATACCCTGTTCGGTTAATACCTCCGCAATAGATAGAAAGCTTCCTTATCGGCCAGATCCGTTGTGATCAGAATCACATTAGCGCCTTTAAATGGAAGATACTGACTGTGCAAATTAGTAGAGAGCACGCAGAAGATAAGCGCAAGCCAGTAACCAGATTGTTTAAGTAACATTTGTTTCATAGAACTACTCTGCGTTTAAAGAATTCAAAACCTGCGTAGGAATAAACCAGGATAGCCGCTGTTTCTAGTACGGCCTCAGATTGGTTCTCGGTATAAATTCCGCTTTTGAAGTCCTGTACCCAGTCAATTAAAGCGAGACTGTACAAAACCAAAGCAACCAGACTGCCCAGAACAGCGCCCAGAATTAAAATAGACTGTCGCATAACGTGAGAGAGTGTGAGTAGTATTACTGTAAGTGAATGGTGGTATCTATTCCGTGCAATTTCATTGCCAGCTTATTTATTTCACAGTAACTATTCATTAGCTTTCTGATACTTACATATGAAAAACCCGGATAGCTTCATGTATTATCGATAATCTCAGACCTATATACGTTCAGTATGTCATACAACTACTCATTCTATCCGCCTGCTTTGCTAATGGAGTGTGTATTTACATCTACATAATTGAGGAATACATTAAACGATTATAAATCCTAATATACGCTATTCTTGGAAATATCATATTCGTATAATCTAATACCAGGCTGCGTCAACGCTAAACTTTATTTTATCCATATTCCCCAAATAATTAGATTCTATATTGATTTACTGAGTAATTGTAAATAAATTCAGTATAAGCAGACAGAAACAGGTTAATATATGACGGATTGCTATTTCGGTTTACCGGGTTTGGTTGCTCTAAGTTCATTGATATTCTCCGTTTTTTGCAGCCGGAAACCAAATAGCGTGAGCTTATCTGATACCAGTTATCAACAAAAAAGGCCCGGAAATCCGGGCCTTTTTTTAGCGTATCTTGGAATGCTTATCCATGAAAGAAATCTTTCATCTTGTCGAAAAAGCCTTTCTCATTTTTATTTGGCTTGGGCTGGAAGTTGGGCGAGTTGCGCAGCTTCTCCAGGATTGATCGTTCTTCAGCAGATAGTGTTTTAGGCGTCCAGACGTTAACATGCACCAGTTCATCGCCCCGGCCGTACCCGTTCAATTCTTTAATTCCCTTTCCTTTCAGACGTAATATCTTACCGCTTTGGGTGCCGGGGTCAAGTGTAATCCGGGCCTTGCCGTCAATAGTTGGCACTTCTACACTCGTACCAATAGCGGCATCAACAAAGTTGATATACAGGTCGTACACCACATTATTTCCGTCGCGTTTCAGGTCGGCGTCTTCCTCTTCTTCGACGACAATCAGCAGATCGCCTGCTACGCCACCGCGTGGCGGTACGTTCCCCTTGCCGCCTACCGATAATTGAATTCCTTCGGCAACACCCGCCGGAATCTTGATTGGGATAACGTCTTCCTGCAGTACGCGTCCTTCGCCAAAGCAGGCATCGCACCGGTCGGTAACGAGCTTACCCTCCCCGTTACAGGTTGGGCAGGTGCTGGTTGAGACCATCTGCCCGAGCATTGTATTGACAACTTTACGGGTCTGGCCGGTGCCATTACAGGTCGAGCAGGTTTGTACGGCGGTTCCGTTTTTGGAACCGTTGCCTCCGCAGGTTGTACAGGTTACGTGTCGTTTTACCTTGATTTTTTTCTCGACGCCGTTGGCAACTTCCTGAAGGTTCAGCTTTAGCTTGATGCGCAGGTCCGAACCGCGCCGAACGCGCTGCCGCTGGCCACCGCCCCCGCCATTGGCCCCCCGGAAGAAACTGCCAAAAGGCGAATCATCGCCGAAGACGTCGCCAAACTGGCTAAAGATATCCTCCATCGTCGGGCCACCAGGGCCATATCCACCACTGGCAGCGCCACCCATCCCAGCATGGCCAAACTGGTCATAACGAGCCTTTTTCTGCGGGTCGTTCAGTACGTCGTAAGCCTCAGCCGCTTCCTTGAATTTCTCTTCGGCGGTTGGGTCGTCGGGGTTTTTATCCGGATGGTATTTAATGGCCATTTTTCGATAGGCCTTCTTCAAATCGTCCGGCGAGACGTTCTTATCAACGCCCAGAATTTCGTAATAATCGCGCTTGGTTGCCATATCTTTTTAATGAGTGAATAGTGAATGAGTGATTTAGCGAATAGACATGCTACAGAACATTCACTCAATCACCCATTCGCTAATTCACCCATTGAATTAACTGCCTACAATAACTTTCGCAAATCGAATGACCTTGTCATTCAGGTAATATCCTTTTTCAACTTCGTCAATCACCTTCCCTTTTAGGTCGTCGCTCGGCGCCGGAAACTGCGTGACGGACTCGTGGAGGTCAGCATTGAACGGCTCACCTTTAGATTCCATCGGTTTGAGCCCTTTGCCCTCCAGGGTTTTGAACAGCTTGTTGTAAATCAGCGAAACGCCTTCTTTTACGGCAGCGATATCTTCAGTCTGCTCAATCGACTGCATCGCCCGCTCGAAGTCGTCAACAACCGGAATCAGAGCCTTCAGCAAACTCTCATTGGCATTGCCAATCAGGTCCAGCTTCTCCTTCGCAGTTCGCCGACGGAAGTTTTCGAAATCGGCATACAGCCGCAGGTATTTATCTTTTAGTTCGGCGATTTCGCGGCTGCTGGTATCCGTCGTCGCTTCGACAGTTTCAGGTTCCTCAACTGTTCCGCCGTTAACCGTCACGGCCTCGTCGGTAGTTAAGGTTTCTTGAGTTGACTGGTCTTCAGTTGTCAGGTTGTCAGGTTGTTGTGTATCGGTGGACAGATTTTCGTCCATAATGTCTTTATTTTCCATTGATGAGCTTCTATTTCGCTTCCAGAAATTCATATGCAAAGATGGGCAAAACCCCGGCCAAAACCACGCTTACTGCCAACTTGACATAAGCGGCTAAGGATAAAAATTCGTTCACGATCAACTTTTAGCACCCTGAAATCTGTTCCTTTTATAACCTCTGTATTTCAGTATGCACGCGTTGACCAGCCAATATACCCAACTTATCAAAACGAAAGCTCTTGCGCTGGGCTTTGATTTTTGTGGTATTGCCAAAGCTGACTTTCTGGAAGAGGAAGCGCCCCGCCTGGAGACGTGGCTCAAAAACGGCATGCACGGCCAGATGGATTACATGGCCAACCATTTCGATAAGCGACTCGACCCGCGTCTGCTGGTAGACGGAGCCAAATCGGTCGTAACGGTTTTGCTCAATTACTATCCCGACGAGAAACTGCCGGAAGGCGATGAGGATTACAAACTATCCAAATACGCCTATGGAACTGACTATCACTTTGTTATCAAAGACAAACTGAAAGACCTGCTGGCGTATATACACGAGGAAATCGGTGAGGTGGGCGGGCGGGCCTTTGTGGATTCGGCGCCAGTTATGGATAAAGCCTGGGCCAAACGCAGCGGGCTGGGCTGGGTGGGCAAGCACACCAACCTGATCAACCGACAGATGGGCTCGTTCTTTTTCATCGGCGAGCTGATTCTCGACTTGGAGCTGCAGCCCGATGGCCCCATCACCGACTACTGCGGCACCTGCACCCGTTGCCTTGACGCTTGCCCGACGGATGCCATTGTGGCTCCTTACGTAGTGGATGGCAGTAAGTGCATTTCGTACTACACCATCGAGCTGAAAGAAGCCATTCCGGAAGAAGCCCGGGGGAAACTTGACAATTGGGTGTTTGGCTGCGACATCTGCCAGGATGTGTGCCCGTGGAACCGCTTCGCCCGTCCGCATCAAACTCCAGCCTTCGAGCCCCACCCGGACCTGGCCACCTTTACAAAAGCAGACTGGGAAGAAATTACGGAGGATGTGTTTCGCGAAATATTCCGTCGGTCGGCGGTGAAACGAACGAAGCTAGATGGTCTCCAGCGCAATATCGCCTTCAATAAAGATTGAGCTTCAGGTGAATGGATTCAGCGCTCCTAATGAATCAGACAACGCAGCCGGTTTTTAGTAATTGTGAATTATTGGTTACATTGCGCCTGTTCAACCCACATCCATAGAAGAGTTTTTTGTATGCAACGAGACCGTCCACAAACGGAGCAGCGGCTTATTAGTGCTGTTGGTCAGATCATTACAGAAGAAGGTTTTGACCAGCTTGGTATCAATCGCATTGCCAGTCGGGCAGGCGTCAACAAAATTCTGATTTATCGGTATTTTGGGGGTCTGGAAGGCTTATTGAAAGCCTATTTCGATCGTAACCCGCCGATCGTTTCCTCGGCTCCACCCGACATAAACCAGCTAAAGGATCTCCCCCTCGACGTTCTGTTTGATACCTGCTGCGAATACACGCTGGCGGAATTTCGGCTCCTACGGCAGAATGTAAATGCGCAGGAATTTCTGAAAGCCAGCTTATTTCGTACCTCCGACACGCCCCAGCATTCCGTTGCCGCTGAGCGGGAAGCGCAGTTCACGAAGCTGATTGATGAACTGGCGCAGGTAATCGGCGCGGAATATGGCGTTGCCTTTGCTGCTATCGTGGCCAGTTCCATGACGTTACTGACCTTTCAGAGCCAGCAGCACAAAACTGTTTTTGGGCTGGATCTGAGTACGGATGAAGGCTGGACCAACATTGAGATGGCGCTCCGGCACATCTATCGGGGC is from Spirosoma taeanense and encodes:
- a CDS encoding Na+/H+ antiporter, coding for MHETLFLCLALLLAVSLFVMIGQRLRVPTPIFLVLGGLAISFVPGIPTISIDPELIFLIFLPPLLYEAAWFTAWKEFWRWRRIIAGFAFGLVLFTSFAVAYVSSALIPGFTLALGFLLGGIISPPDAVAATSVLRGIDVPKRLISILEGESLMNDASSLIVFRFALAAVLSGTFVWQQAATEFMLVTIMGVVAGVSVAGVFYMIHRWLPTTTRINILLTFMAPYIMYLAAEEFHFSGVMAVVSGGLFLSNQSHRILNHSARIQGTGMWATVVFALNGLVFILIGLELPLIMKGLGGYSKTEAVLYALLITLLIIVTRVGAAFFTSGFTRIISRVISVADPNPGWRAPFIIGWAGMRGVVSLASALSIPLTLTNGEPFPNRNLILFITFVVILVTLIVQGLTLPFVIRLVNYQDPDNPAPQDEQETIIRLKLLDVALKTLNGKHAEEATTNELVGNLKNRLETDLDLTAQHLHSLDCDAGKIKRYNQILSGILTAQRDELRRLRHKKEFDDEVIRKEEARIDLEEEKVDHPIH
- the dnaJ gene encoding molecular chaperone DnaJ, which produces MATKRDYYEILGVDKNVSPDDLKKAYRKMAIKYHPDKNPDDPTAEEKFKEAAEAYDVLNDPQKKARYDQFGHAGMGGAASGGYGPGGPTMEDIFSQFGDVFGDDSPFGSFFRGANGGGGGQRQRVRRGSDLRIKLKLNLQEVANGVEKKIKVKRHVTCTTCGGNGSKNGTAVQTCSTCNGTGQTRKVVNTMLGQMVSTSTCPTCNGEGKLVTDRCDACFGEGRVLQEDVIPIKIPAGVAEGIQLSVGGKGNVPPRGGVAGDLLIVVEEEEDADLKRDGNNVVYDLYINFVDAAIGTSVEVPTIDGKARITLDPGTQSGKILRLKGKGIKELNGYGRGDELVHVNVWTPKTLSAEERSILEKLRNSPNFQPKPNKNEKGFFDKMKDFFHG
- a CDS encoding nucleotide exchange factor GrpE; the protein is MENKDIMDENLSTDTQQPDNLTTEDQSTQETLTTDEAVTVNGGTVEEPETVEATTDTSSREIAELKDKYLRLYADFENFRRRTAKEKLDLIGNANESLLKALIPVVDDFERAMQSIEQTEDIAAVKEGVSLIYNKLFKTLEGKGLKPMESKGEPFNADLHESVTQFPAPSDDLKGKVIDEVEKGYYLNDKVIRFAKVIVGS
- the queG gene encoding tRNA epoxyqueuosine(34) reductase QueG, whose product is MHALTSQYTQLIKTKALALGFDFCGIAKADFLEEEAPRLETWLKNGMHGQMDYMANHFDKRLDPRLLVDGAKSVVTVLLNYYPDEKLPEGDEDYKLSKYAYGTDYHFVIKDKLKDLLAYIHEEIGEVGGRAFVDSAPVMDKAWAKRSGLGWVGKHTNLINRQMGSFFFIGELILDLELQPDGPITDYCGTCTRCLDACPTDAIVAPYVVDGSKCISYYTIELKEAIPEEARGKLDNWVFGCDICQDVCPWNRFARPHQTPAFEPHPDLATFTKADWEEITEDVFREIFRRSAVKRTKLDGLQRNIAFNKD
- a CDS encoding TetR/AcrR family transcriptional regulator, whose amino-acid sequence is MQRDRPQTEQRLISAVGQIITEEGFDQLGINRIASRAGVNKILIYRYFGGLEGLLKAYFDRNPPIVSSAPPDINQLKDLPLDVLFDTCCEYTLAEFRLLRQNVNAQEFLKASLFRTSDTPQHSVAAEREAQFTKLIDELAQVIGAEYGVAFAAIVASSMTLLTFQSQQHKTVFGLDLSTDEGWTNIEMALRHIYRGAYLFTKERLSLAEKAA